A genomic window from Salvia miltiorrhiza cultivar Shanhuang (shh) chromosome 5, IMPLAD_Smil_shh, whole genome shotgun sequence includes:
- the LOC131025882 gene encoding uncharacterized protein LOC131025882: MAAALWPPSAKPSSDQPQFPMVDDPQAAAALSFPVLHRGKAATAEPQKSTGCYKYFLVAVDYVSKWVEAKAAASNDAHTVADYLKDQVFERYGIPKILISDQGSHFCNATIRTLTKKVGVTHKVTTAYHPQANGQVEISNREIKSILKKVVHQNRKDWSNHLGDALWAYRTAFKTPIGMSPFRLLYGKRCHLPVEIEHKPYWAIKQINLSMNLAGEMRKLQLSELEELRLEAYDNVVLYKERTRRIHDAKIRKKEFWVGQKVLLFNSRFKMMVGKLRSKWSGPFVIKGIFSNGSIEVYDHNGADTFVVNGHRLKPYHELTEVEKEKEECHILDPVYE, encoded by the exons atggccgccgcgCTCTGGCCTCCCTCTGCTAAACCCAGCTCCGACCAGCCCCAGTTCCCGATGGTCGACGACCCccaggccgccgccgccctctcctTCCCCGTTCTTCACCGTGGCAAGGCAGCAACGGCAGAGCCGCA gaaaagtacggggtgttacaaataTTTTCTGGTAGCAGTGGACTACGtgtcaaagtgggttgaagctaAGGCAGCCGCAAGTAATGATGCTCACACCGTGGCAGATTATCTGAAGGATCAAGTGTTCGAGAGGTATGGTATACCCAAGATTCTAATCAGTGATCAAGGATCTCACTTCTGTAATGCCACCATTAGAACACTAACCAAGAAggtgggggtgacacacaaaGTCACTacagcatatcacccccaagcaaatggccaagttGAGATTTCCAATAGAGAGATAAAGAGCATTTTGAAAAAGGTGGTACACCAAAACCGTAAGGATTGGAGCAACCATTTGGGagatgcgttatgggcataccgAACTGCTTTTAAAACGCCAATTGGAATGTCCCCTTTCAGACTGCTTTATGGAAAAAGATGCCATCTACCTGTGGAAATTGAACATAAGccgtactgggcaatcaagcaaattaacCTCAGTATGAACCTAGCTGGAGAAATGCgaaagttgcagctgagtgagttggaagagcttcggttggaggcttatGACAATGTTGTGCTCTATAAGGAGCGAACCAGGagaatccatgatgccaagatcagaaAGAAGGAATTCTGGGTAGGACAAAAAGTCCTACTTTTCAATTCTCGTTTCAAAATGATGGTCGGGAAGCTTCGTTCCAAATGGTCAGGACCGTTTGTCATCAAAGGGATTTTTTCAAATGGAAGCATAGAGGtgtatgatcacaatggagCTGATACATTCGTAGTGAATGGGCATCGTTTGAAGCCCTACCATGAACTTACTGAAGTagagaaagagaaggaggaatgccacATTCTCGATCCTGTGTACGAGTGA
- the LOC131024315 gene encoding uncharacterized protein LOC131024315 isoform X2 has protein sequence MEKGKSKYSAGTVTTSLRVLHLDNNSKSTPNSVAFPLQSRCNLEDIIDDFAEIAIAFPSDIKMVLVAIARRRKLLNDDFLVALVDSSWEILDMSGSDVSDSGLSHVVNICHNLKAIDIRLCTRLTPTGVSELLQRCRSLEILRWGGCARSDSVVRRCLSLLEPNLNDVAGDSWEDLDAVELIQGASLRWLVWPTIDKDSQETLTFECPRIVVNPKPSLLGYRGTEVPQEALMQLVLDDLIVKDVDPKTWAVSGCNLSRTALLPVASPNELSIAEKFRLAFLDRDTRLAPKRAKNTRQHQRRAEREWVTMDMKAKALVLASKANRSMNHRNL, from the exons ATGGAAAAGGGGAAATCCAAATATTCTGCAGGAACAGTGACCACTTCTTTGCGGGTTCTCCACTTGGATAATAATTCAAAATCAACCCCAAATTCGGTTGCTTTCCCTCTTCAATCTC GTTGCAATCTTGAAGACATCATTGATGACTTTGCCGAGATTGCCATCGCGTTCCCTTCCGATATTAAG ATGGTATTGGTGGCTATTGCGAGAAGAAGAAAGCTGCTGAATGATGATTTCTTGGTTGCCTTAGTCGATAGTTCATGGGAGATATTAGATATGTCTGGTTCAGATGTTTCGGATTCTGGGCTTTCTCATGTTGTAAACATCTGCCATAACCTAAAAGCAATCGATATAAG GCTTTGCACAAGACTGACACCAACAGGAGTTTCCGAACTTCTCCAGCGTTGTCGTTCACTAGAGATATTGAGATGGGG AGGTTGCGCGAGGAGCGACTCTGTCGTTCGCAGATGTTTGAGTCTCTTAGAGCCTAACCTCAATGACGTGGCTGGAGACTCGTGGGAGGATCTTGATGCAGTGGAGCTGATTCAAGGTGCCTCACTTCGTTGGCTTGTCTGG CCAACAATCGACAAGGATTCCCAGGAGACCTTAACTTTTGAATGTCCGCGGATTGTAGTAAATCCGAAGCCATCCCTTTTGGGTTACAGGGGAACTGAAGTTCCACAAGAAGCATTAATGCAGCTTGTATTAGATGACCTTATTGTTAAAGATGTCGATCCAAAAACTTGGGCTGTTTCTGGATGCAATCTATCTAGGACTGCACTTCTACCAGTTGCATCTCCTAATGAACTATCTATTGCTGAAAAATTTAGGCTAGCATTCCTGGATAGAGATACTCGGTTAGCACCAAAGAGAGCAAAAAATACGAGGCAACATCAACGACGTGCTGAGAGGGAATGGGTGACGATGGATATGAAGGCAAAAGCATTAGTGCTTGCTTCCAAGGCTAACAGATCGATGAACCACCGGAATTTGTAA
- the LOC131024315 gene encoding uncharacterized protein LOC131024315 isoform X1 — MEKGKSKYSAGTVTTSLRVLHLDNNSKSTPNSVAFPLQSQSFSTNKRKAPTLLSLCLGVVGCNLEDIIDDFAEIAIAFPSDIKMVLVAIARRRKLLNDDFLVALVDSSWEILDMSGSDVSDSGLSHVVNICHNLKAIDIRLCTRLTPTGVSELLQRCRSLEILRWGGCARSDSVVRRCLSLLEPNLNDVAGDSWEDLDAVELIQGASLRWLVWPTIDKDSQETLTFECPRIVVNPKPSLLGYRGTEVPQEALMQLVLDDLIVKDVDPKTWAVSGCNLSRTALLPVASPNELSIAEKFRLAFLDRDTRLAPKRAKNTRQHQRRAEREWVTMDMKAKALVLASKANRSMNHRNL; from the exons ATGGAAAAGGGGAAATCCAAATATTCTGCAGGAACAGTGACCACTTCTTTGCGGGTTCTCCACTTGGATAATAATTCAAAATCAACCCCAAATTCGGTTGCTTTCCCTCTTCAATCTC AATCGTTTAGTACCAATAAGAGAAAGGCGCCAACCTTATTGAGTTTGTGTCTGGGAGTCGTAGGTTGCAATCTTGAAGACATCATTGATGACTTTGCCGAGATTGCCATCGCGTTCCCTTCCGATATTAAG ATGGTATTGGTGGCTATTGCGAGAAGAAGAAAGCTGCTGAATGATGATTTCTTGGTTGCCTTAGTCGATAGTTCATGGGAGATATTAGATATGTCTGGTTCAGATGTTTCGGATTCTGGGCTTTCTCATGTTGTAAACATCTGCCATAACCTAAAAGCAATCGATATAAG GCTTTGCACAAGACTGACACCAACAGGAGTTTCCGAACTTCTCCAGCGTTGTCGTTCACTAGAGATATTGAGATGGGG AGGTTGCGCGAGGAGCGACTCTGTCGTTCGCAGATGTTTGAGTCTCTTAGAGCCTAACCTCAATGACGTGGCTGGAGACTCGTGGGAGGATCTTGATGCAGTGGAGCTGATTCAAGGTGCCTCACTTCGTTGGCTTGTCTGG CCAACAATCGACAAGGATTCCCAGGAGACCTTAACTTTTGAATGTCCGCGGATTGTAGTAAATCCGAAGCCATCCCTTTTGGGTTACAGGGGAACTGAAGTTCCACAAGAAGCATTAATGCAGCTTGTATTAGATGACCTTATTGTTAAAGATGTCGATCCAAAAACTTGGGCTGTTTCTGGATGCAATCTATCTAGGACTGCACTTCTACCAGTTGCATCTCCTAATGAACTATCTATTGCTGAAAAATTTAGGCTAGCATTCCTGGATAGAGATACTCGGTTAGCACCAAAGAGAGCAAAAAATACGAGGCAACATCAACGACGTGCTGAGAGGGAATGGGTGACGATGGATATGAAGGCAAAAGCATTAGTGCTTGCTTCCAAGGCTAACAGATCGATGAACCACCGGAATTTGTAA